Proteins from one Cervus canadensis isolate Bull #8, Minnesota chromosome 25, ASM1932006v1, whole genome shotgun sequence genomic window:
- the LOC122427179 gene encoding LOW QUALITY PROTEIN: keratin, type II cytoskeletal 2 oral-like (The sequence of the model RefSeq protein was modified relative to this genomic sequence to represent the inferred CDS: inserted 2 bases in 2 codons; substituted 1 base at 1 genomic stop codon), translated as MNRQVCKKSVSGGSQGFSVCFAVVPSSSSRMSCVARSGGAGGGVCGSQGRADDFGSRSLYSLGGNKSISISVAGGSXASGFGGARSSCVSGYGGGYGGGYGGGICGVTGMGSGYGGVGGFGGTSSFGGPGSYGSSXLPGGIQKVTINQSLLQPLNVEIDPQVGEVKAQEREQIKTLNNKFASFIDKVWFLKQQNKVLETKWDLLQQWNMGLGSSLGSRGLETLFESYINCLRRQLDSALVEKGNLEGELRNMQDLVEDFRKKYEDELNKHTAAENEFVGLKKDMDSAFMNKVELQAKVDGLTDELNFLRTIYETELTQMQNHLNDMSVVLSMDNNCCLDLDSIINEVKAQYEDIAQKSKAEAKALYKTKLGELENKAGRHGDDLKNTKNEIMELIQMIPRLRAEIENVKKQNANLQNAIADAEQCGELALKDANTKLQELQDALQQAKDDLAWLVRDYQELMNIKLALDGEIATYRKLLESEECRMSGECQSAVCISVVSNVTSTGTSPGGGRGGFAGVTGGSGSGYRGGVGSSSSRRGGNRGNSGSYGGVRSGSAGGRGRGGGCQACSNGTSXNQSGIQSLGSTGYKSGGRGGTTICFTQTTSSNQLCK; from the exons ATGAACAGACAAGTCTGCAAGAAATCTGTCAGTGGAGGGAGCCAGGGCTTCTCTGTCTGCTTTGCCGTGgtccccagcagcagcagcaggatgagCTGTGTGGCCCGCTCTGGAGGAGCTGGCGGAGGGGTCTGTGGGTCCCAGGGCAGAGCAGACGACTTTGGCAGTCGCAGCCTCTACAGCCTGGGTGGCAATAAGAGCATCTCCATCAGCGTGGCTGGCGGCTCCTGAGCTAGTGGCTTTGGGGGAGCACGCAGCAGCTGCGTCAGTGGCTATGGAGGTGGTTACGGTGGTGGTTATGGAGGTGGCATTTGTGGAGTCACAGGAATGGGCAGTGGTTATGGAGGGGTTGGTGGCTTTGGAGGGACTAGTAGCTTTGGTGGGCCTGGTAGCTATGGCTCTA GTCTGCCTGGGGGAATCCAGAAAGTGACCATCAACCAGAGCCTCCTGCAGCCCCTCAATGTGGAGATCGACCCCCAGGTTGGGGAAGTAAAGGCCCAGGAGCGGGAGCAGATCAAGACCCTCAACAACAAGTTCGCCTCCTTCATCGACAAG GTGTGGTTCCTGAAACAGCAGAACAAGGTCCTGGAAACCAAGTGGGACCTGCTCCAGCAGTGGAACATGGGCTTGGGCTCCAGCTTGGGCTCCAGAGGCCTGGAGACTTTATTTGAAAGCTACATTAACTGCCTGCGCAGGCAGCTGGATTCGGCTCTGGTTGAGAAGGGGAATCTGGAAGGAGAGCTAAGGAATATGCAGGACCTGGTGGAAGACTTCAGAAAGAA GTATGAAGATGAGCTCAACAAGCATACTGCTGCAGAGAATGAGTTTGTTGGGCTCAAGAAG GACATGGATTCAGCCTTCATGAACAAGGTGGAGCTTCAGGCTAAGGTGGACGGCCTGACAGATGAACTCAACTTCCTGAGGACCATCTATGAGACG GAATTGACCCAGATGCAGAATCACCTTAATGACATGTCTGTGGTTCTGTCCATGGACAACAACTGCTGCCTGGACCTGGACAGCATCATCAATGAGGTCAAGGCCCAGTATGAGGACATTGCCCAGAAGAGCAAGGCCGAAGCCAAGGCGCTGTACAAGACCAAG CTTGGAGAGCTGGAGAACAAGGCTGGCAGGCATGGGGACGACCTGAAGAACACCAAGAATGAGATCATGGAGCTCATCCAGATGATCCCAAGGCTGCGGGCTGAGATTGAGAATGTCAAGAAGCAG AATGCCAACCTGCAGAACGCTATTGCTGATGCTGAGCAGTGTGGAGAGCTGGCCCTCAAGGATGCCAACACCAAGCTCCAAGAACTGCAGGACGCCCTTCAGCAGGCCAAGGATGACCTGGCCTGGCTGGTGCGTGACTACCAGGAGTTGATGAACATCAAACTGGCCCTGGATGGGGAGATTGCTACCTACCGCAAGCTGCTGGAGAGTGAGGAGTGCAG GATGTCTGGAGAGTGTCAGAGCGCTGTATGCATTT CGGTGGTCAGCAACGTCACCAGCACAGGCACCAGCCCTGGTGGAGGCCGTGGGGGATTTGCAGGGGTCACAGGTGGCAGTGGCAGTGGCTACAGAGGCGGCgtcggcagcagcagcagcagaagaggcGGCAACAGAGGCAACAGCGGCAGCTACGGAGGGGTCCGCAGTGGCAGCGCTGGGGGCAGAGGCCGCGGCGGGGGCTGCCAGGCCTGCAGCAATGGGACCA GGAACCAGAGCGGCATCCAGAGCTTGGGAAGCACTGGCTACAAGTCTGGCGGCAGGGGCGGCACCACCATCTGCTTCACTCAGACCACCAGCTCAAACCAGCTTTGCAAGTGA